In the Chloroflexota bacterium genome, TGGCCGAGGACGAAGCCACCACGAAGCGGATACTGGCCGAGAAGGAGGCCGCCGCGAAGGCGCAGGCCGAAAGCGCCAACGCTCCGCATGCTGCCGTCGAGGCTGCGGCGATGGCCTATGCTGAAACGCCGGTGACGGCGGTCGAAGCGCCGGTCACGGCCGCCGATTTGCGCCCGGTGGACAGCATCACCGAGCAGATCGCCGAGCTTGAAGAGTCGATTAAAGCGCAAGAGCGCTTGCGCCTGATGATGGGCGACCAGTCGACAAACGCGATCATCGCGACGATCCGCGCGCGAATTGAAGAACTTCAGCGTCGCTCGTCCGATGCCGTGGCGGCCGCCGCCGCTGCAAACGAACCGGCGGCGACGCCCGCCTAGCGGTCTTTCGCTGCGCAACGGGATAGAGCAATGATGCTTCGAGCCCGCTGGCTCATACTGATTGCCGGGATGGTGTTGATGGCCGCATGCGGCGGACCTGCGACGCCCGCGGTCACGCCGACACCGCCCGGCCCGACCCCAACGATTACGCCCGCCGTGCTATTGCCGGCGGGCGCACCGCTTTCCGCGCAAGCCACGCCGGGCGCGACACGGCCGGCTACCCCAGCGCGCACCGGCACGCTGTTGCCGACGCCGCTTCCCGCTATCCAACCGGGCGCGGCGGCGTCGGTCTCCGTGCCGATCCTGATGTACCACCAGATCCGCGACCTGACGGCCAGCGCCTCGGCCGATGACCGGATATGGACGGTCGCGCCGGCATCGCTGGCGGCACAACTGGGCTACCTCGCCGACAAGGGCTACACCACGATCAGCCTCGACCAGTTACTCGACGGCATGAGCGGGCAGTCGCCGCTGCCGCCGAAGCCGGTCGTGATCACGTTCGACGACGGCTGGAAGACACAGTACACCAACGCGCTGCCGCTGCTCAAAAAGTACAACCAGACGGCGACGTTCTATGTGGTCACGACCTACATGGGATACGGCGCATACTTCGACTGGATGATGACCGGCGAGGTGCTTAAAGCAGGCATGACGATCGGCAGCCACACGATCGACCACAAGTCGTTGACGAGCGTTTCGGCATCCGAATTGGACAAAGAACTGCGCGAGTCCAAGTCGGCGCTGGAAGGCAAGCTCGGCATTACCGTCACGCACCTGGCGTACCCAAACGGCGCGTTCAACGACAGTGTGGTCGCCGCGGTGAAACGCGCCGGCTACCGCAGCGCGACGACGATCAACCCCGCGCCGGTCAAAAGCCCTGTCGCGCCGCTGGCGTTGCCGCGCATCCGGGTCGAGTACAAGGACACACTGGCCGACTTCGCCAAGAAGCTGCCGTAGCCCACAATCTGCGCAAGTAATCGTAATTCGGCGCCCCCCAGCG is a window encoding:
- the tatA gene encoding twin-arginine translocase TatA/TatE family subunit; its protein translation is MFDVGVPELVLVLVVALVVFGPGKLPEIGASIGKAIREFRGVTQSISNEVNAVTNLDLLAEDEATTKRILAEKEAAAKAQAESANAPHAAVEAAAMAYAETPVTAVEAPVTAADLRPVDSITEQIAELEESIKAQERLRLMMGDQSTNAIIATIRARIEELQRRSSDAVAAAAAANEPAATPA
- a CDS encoding polysaccharide deacetylase family protein yields the protein MMLRARWLILIAGMVLMAACGGPATPAVTPTPPGPTPTITPAVLLPAGAPLSAQATPGATRPATPARTGTLLPTPLPAIQPGAAASVSVPILMYHQIRDLTASASADDRIWTVAPASLAAQLGYLADKGYTTISLDQLLDGMSGQSPLPPKPVVITFDDGWKTQYTNALPLLKKYNQTATFYVVTTYMGYGAYFDWMMTGEVLKAGMTIGSHTIDHKSLTSVSASELDKELRESKSALEGKLGITVTHLAYPNGAFNDSVVAAVKRAGYRSATTINPAPVKSPVAPLALPRIRVEYKDTLADFAKKLP